Proteins from one Bacteroidota bacterium genomic window:
- a CDS encoding YebC/PmpR family DNA-binding transcriptional regulator, producing MGRIFEKRKHVMFARFKKMSKAFNRIGKDIEIAVKAGGVDPKANSHLRIAIQNAKSVNMPKDRIDAAIKRASNKDTSGYFEIIYEGYAPHGIAVVVECATDNQTRTVSNVRHHFKNYGGSMGNPGSIAFMFERKGLFKIPIEKITDVDEFELEMIDHGLDDLNGDEKFLYVYTSFQGFGSMQKALEEKGIEPASTELQYIPTTTKELTPEQAKEVTELIDAMEEDDDVQNVYHNMVSNQ from the coding sequence ATGGGAAGAATATTCGAAAAACGTAAACATGTTATGTTCGCGCGGTTCAAAAAAATGTCCAAAGCATTTAACCGCATTGGAAAAGATATTGAAATCGCGGTGAAAGCCGGCGGCGTCGATCCGAAAGCAAACTCACACCTGCGTATTGCCATTCAGAACGCGAAAAGCGTGAATATGCCGAAAGATCGGATTGATGCTGCGATCAAACGTGCATCTAATAAAGATACCTCGGGATATTTTGAGATTATTTATGAAGGATATGCTCCCCACGGAATTGCGGTGGTGGTAGAGTGTGCTACGGACAATCAAACGCGGACAGTCTCCAATGTTCGTCATCATTTTAAAAATTACGGCGGGTCAATGGGAAACCCCGGCTCGATCGCCTTCATGTTTGAACGTAAAGGACTGTTCAAAATTCCAATTGAAAAGATTACAGATGTTGATGAATTTGAATTAGAAATGATCGATCATGGATTGGACGATCTGAACGGCGACGAAAAATTTCTATACGTATATACATCGTTTCAAGGATTCGGCTCAATGCAAAAAGCCCTGGAAGAAAAAGGGATTGAACCGGCGAGCACCGAATTACAGTATATTCCTACAACCACAAAAGAGTTAACTCCGGAACAGGCAAAAGAAGTGACTGAGCTGATCGATGCTATGGAAGAGGATGACGATGTGCAGAACGTGTATCACAATATGGTCAGTAATCAGTAA
- a CDS encoding DHCW motif cupin fold protein: MNTQNIPFQTIDWSSISKVEYKGETGSAFWQTLLFSGLRIRIVEYSSGYLADHWCTKGHIVHCLEGDFISELNNGTSFELKQGMTYVVSDEMSSHRSVSRNGVKLLIVDGDFLKKKTDV, from the coding sequence ATGAATACACAAAACATTCCATTTCAAACGATTGACTGGTCCTCAATCTCCAAAGTCGAATATAAAGGGGAAACCGGATCAGCGTTCTGGCAAACACTCCTGTTTTCCGGACTCAGAATTCGCATTGTTGAATATTCTTCCGGTTATCTTGCAGATCATTGGTGCACCAAAGGACACATTGTCCATTGTTTGGAGGGTGATTTCATCAGCGAATTAAATAATGGAACATCCTTTGAATTGAAACAGGGAATGACCTATGTCGTTTCAGATGAAATGAGTTCTCATCGTTCCGTTTCTCGAAACGGAGTAAAATTATTAATTGTTGATGGAGATTTTTTAAAAAAGAAAACTGACGTATGA
- a CDS encoding aspartate/glutamate racemase family protein: MKTIGLIGGTTWISTIDYYRAINEMTNKHLGGSHSSRCLLYSFDFQDISEIINRNDWEAVEQKFLTAATTLQTSGADCIIFCANTAHVAADFVRKGISIPLIHIGEVTLEAVQKRGITKKVGLLGTRFTMEKDYIKKIFTAKNIEVLVPDPEDREFIHRTIFDELGKNIFLDATKKRYQSIIEQLASRGAEGIILGCTEIPLLIKQHDVALPVFDTTLIHSAAAVEFALAG, from the coding sequence ATGAAAACAATCGGTCTTATCGGCGGCACAACGTGGATTTCCACTATCGATTATTATCGAGCAATCAATGAAATGACGAACAAACATCTTGGCGGTTCACATTCTTCTCGATGTCTTCTTTATTCTTTCGATTTCCAGGATATTTCCGAAATCATTAACCGTAACGATTGGGAGGCTGTTGAACAGAAGTTTCTTACGGCGGCTACAACATTACAGACTTCTGGTGCAGATTGTATCATTTTCTGTGCGAATACGGCACACGTTGCCGCAGATTTTGTCCGAAAAGGAATTTCGATTCCTTTGATCCATATTGGTGAGGTTACCCTTGAAGCCGTTCAAAAACGGGGAATCACAAAAAAAGTCGGATTGCTCGGTACAAGGTTCACAATGGAAAAAGACTATATCAAAAAAATATTTACGGCAAAGAATATTGAAGTGCTTGTTCCTGATCCCGAAGACCGGGAGTTTATCCACCGCACAATTTTTGATGAGCTCGGAAAAAATATTTTCTTGGATGCGACGAAAAAACGATATCAATCGATTATTGAACAACTTGCTTCGCGGGGAGCCGAAGGAATTATTCTCGGATGCACAGAGATCCCTCTTTTGATAAAACAACACGATGTTGCGCTCCCCGTCTTCGACACAACACTGATCCATTCCGCTGCTGCGGTTGAATTTGCACTTGCGGGTTAA
- a CDS encoding outer membrane beta-barrel protein: MPCKYSFSFFIVLFCSVSTLSAQDFYPEKEGTAKNRLFGLGGQAIYPAAGLSGKFNIGNHASIQGIVGLFALANIELKSIMLRGLFRFNEANGVEPYLFGMVGSWTMEQTSIFSSIQTSLQPSTIKETFPGYGVGCGIEYASKEIPSTALNVEIGYGSLQNKKTTFQFSTITYGVGIHYYIMR, translated from the coding sequence ATGCCTTGTAAATATTCTTTTTCTTTTTTTATCGTGTTGTTCTGTTCCGTTTCGACTCTCTCTGCTCAAGATTTTTATCCTGAGAAAGAAGGTACTGCAAAAAACCGTCTGTTTGGCTTGGGCGGACAAGCAATTTATCCTGCGGCCGGATTGAGCGGAAAATTCAATATTGGAAACCATGCTTCGATCCAGGGAATTGTTGGACTGTTTGCTTTGGCAAATATAGAGTTGAAGTCAATCATGCTTCGCGGTCTCTTTCGCTTTAATGAAGCCAATGGTGTTGAACCATATCTTTTCGGAATGGTTGGATCGTGGACAATGGAACAGACCTCCATATTTTCATCAATTCAAACATCGTTGCAGCCGTCGACAATAAAAGAAACGTTTCCCGGTTATGGAGTTGGGTGTGGAATAGAGTATGCATCAAAGGAAATCCCCAGCACCGCTTTAAATGTTGAGATTGGCTATGGCAGTCTGCAAAATAAAAAAACAACCTTTCAATTCTCCACCATCACCTATGGTGTTGGTATTCATTATTACATTATGAGATAA
- a CDS encoding glycoside hydrolase family 97 protein — protein sequence MFRYALFLFLASFTINAQTIQSPNKSLALTFSLSADSIPYYQLSFGKKAVILPSKLGLEVKNMPSFLSGFSVATIESSMVDDSWNPVLGEVKTIRNNYRELKVTLQQPAEKNRLMILIFRLFNEGVGFRYEFPQQDNLNYFTVRDERTEFALAGDHKAFWIPGDFDTNEYTYQETKLSEVEASKDRHPGEIFTSSLSSKAMVQTPVQMKSSDGLYINISEAALVNYPAMCVDINQKNFVLTSKIAPDAVGNKAYLQAPTKTPWRTIIVSDKAVDILSSKMILNLNEPSKISDVSWIKPVKYVGIWWEMHVGVASWNYANVNNVKIGETDWKSLTPNGKHGANTARTKIYIDFAAKHGFDAVLVEGWNVGWEDWFGNWKENVFDFVTPYPDFDVAEVQRYAKEKGVKLIMHHETSASVTNYERQLDTAYRFMKAYGYDAVKSGYVGKIIPRGEVHDGQWMVNHYVRAVSKAADYKIMVNAHESVRLTGLQRTYPNWIASEAARGNEFNAWSSGNPPDHETILPFTRFMGGPMDYTPGIFQIKMNFYDPNKKERVHTTLAKQLALYVTMYSPLQMAADLPENYESKLDAFQFIKDVAVDWDDTRILEAEPGDYVTTSRKAKGKENWFIGAITDEQARTATAPLSFLDAKQKYVATVYSDASNAHWEKNPMAYKIDSYLVNTKTVLKLTLVPGGGAAVSIMPATKENEKKLKLYK from the coding sequence ATGTTCAGATACGCACTGTTTCTGTTCCTCGCCTCTTTTACGATCAATGCACAAACAATACAATCGCCAAACAAATCATTAGCGCTGACATTTTCCTTATCCGCTGACAGTATTCCGTATTATCAGTTATCCTTCGGGAAAAAAGCAGTTATTCTGCCAAGTAAACTTGGGTTGGAAGTTAAAAATATGCCATCGTTTCTTTCGGGATTTTCGGTGGCAACGATCGAATCGTCAATGGTTGATGACTCGTGGAACCCAGTTCTTGGTGAAGTAAAAACAATACGGAATAACTATCGCGAGTTGAAAGTAACACTTCAGCAGCCTGCAGAAAAAAATCGCCTGATGATTTTGATCTTCCGGTTGTTTAACGAAGGGGTGGGTTTCCGATATGAATTTCCCCAACAGGACAATCTAAATTATTTCACTGTAAGGGATGAACGGACAGAATTTGCACTTGCGGGAGATCATAAAGCCTTTTGGATTCCCGGAGATTTTGATACTAATGAATATACATATCAGGAAACAAAACTGAGCGAGGTTGAGGCAAGCAAAGATAGACATCCCGGCGAAATATTTACCAGTTCACTTTCTAGCAAGGCAATGGTGCAAACGCCGGTACAGATGAAATCTTCCGACGGTCTGTACATCAATATTTCTGAGGCAGCCCTTGTGAATTACCCCGCAATGTGTGTAGATATTAATCAAAAGAACTTTGTACTGACATCGAAGATCGCCCCTGACGCAGTCGGTAATAAAGCATATTTACAAGCACCGACAAAAACTCCGTGGCGGACGATTATTGTCAGCGATAAGGCTGTCGATATCCTTTCATCAAAAATGATTTTGAATCTTAACGAACCATCAAAGATCTCTGATGTCAGCTGGATCAAACCGGTAAAGTATGTTGGAATCTGGTGGGAAATGCATGTTGGTGTTGCATCATGGAACTATGCCAATGTAAACAATGTGAAGATCGGCGAAACTGATTGGAAATCACTCACGCCGAACGGAAAACATGGAGCAAATACCGCGCGGACCAAAATCTATATCGATTTTGCGGCCAAGCATGGATTTGACGCTGTTCTTGTTGAAGGATGGAATGTTGGCTGGGAAGATTGGTTCGGCAACTGGAAAGAGAACGTATTCGATTTTGTAACACCGTATCCGGATTTTGATGTTGCAGAAGTTCAGCGATACGCAAAAGAAAAAGGGGTAAAACTTATCATGCATCATGAAACGTCTGCATCGGTGACCAATTATGAGCGGCAATTGGACACTGCGTACAGATTTATGAAAGCATATGGTTACGATGCTGTAAAATCAGGATATGTGGGAAAAATTATTCCCCGCGGAGAGGTGCACGACGGACAATGGATGGTAAATCATTATGTACGTGCTGTTTCAAAAGCGGCGGACTATAAAATTATGGTCAATGCGCACGAATCGGTACGACTGACCGGTCTGCAGCGCACTTATCCCAACTGGATCGCCAGCGAAGCGGCGAGAGGAAACGAGTTTAACGCTTGGAGTTCCGGCAATCCTCCTGATCATGAGACGATTCTCCCCTTCACCCGATTTATGGGTGGACCGATGGACTATACACCGGGTATTTTCCAGATCAAAATGAATTTCTATGATCCAAATAAAAAAGAACGGGTGCACACAACATTGGCAAAACAGTTGGCGTTGTACGTAACAATGTATTCGCCGTTACAAATGGCGGCTGATCTTCCGGAAAATTATGAATCGAAACTCGATGCCTTTCAATTTATTAAAGACGTTGCCGTCGATTGGGACGATACCAGGATTCTTGAAGCGGAACCCGGAGATTATGTAACAACGTCACGCAAAGCCAAAGGAAAAGAAAATTGGTTTATCGGCGCAATAACAGACGAGCAAGCAAGGACGGCGACCGCCCCTCTCAGTTTTCTTGATGCAAAACAAAAATATGTTGCAACAGTATATAGCGATGCGTCTAACGCTCATTGGGAAAAAAATCCCATGGCGTACAAAATTGATAGTTACCTTGTGAACACTAAAACCGTTTTGAAATTGACTCTTGTTCCCGGCGGCGGTGCTGCTGTGAGCATTATGCCTGCAACAAAAGAGAATGAAAAGAAATTAAAATTGTACAAATAA
- a CDS encoding peptidylprolyl isomerase codes for MKIAKDKVVSIEYTLRDDNGNVLDSSDGREPLAYLHGNGNLIPGLESQLEGKIANDILKVSVAPADGYGEFDQSQIVTVPRNQFTGIHDLAIGMQFTSSGPDGERVVTVTKIEKENVTVNGNHPLAGQTLNFDVKIVGVREATAEELSHGHVHGAGGHHH; via the coding sequence ATGAAAATAGCGAAAGACAAAGTTGTTTCAATCGAATACACGCTGCGCGATGATAATGGTAACGTTCTCGATTCGTCTGATGGGCGTGAACCGCTTGCGTATCTCCATGGCAACGGGAATCTTATTCCCGGACTCGAATCTCAACTTGAAGGAAAGATCGCAAATGATATCCTTAAGGTTTCTGTTGCTCCGGCGGACGGATACGGAGAATTCGATCAATCTCAAATCGTCACTGTTCCGCGAAACCAATTCACCGGTATTCATGACCTGGCTATAGGAATGCAATTCACTTCTTCCGGACCGGACGGTGAAAGAGTTGTTACTGTAACCAAAATTGAAAAAGAGAACGTTACCGTTAACGGCAACCACCCTCTTGCAGGACAAACACTGAATTTCGATGTAAAAATTGTTGGCGTACGCGAAGCAACGGCGGAGGAATTAAGCCACGGTCATGTTCATGGTGCCGGCGGACATCATCACTAA
- a CDS encoding DUF1801 domain-containing protein, which produces MNADIQSYNDKQTAVDKEICDLLATTVDGELTKAESKIWHAHPVWFLDGNPIVGYSKQKGGWRLMFWSGAGFEEENLNVVGKKFKDASIFYTTVEQINTKELKRWLKKSKEIQWDYKSIVKRKGKLKRVK; this is translated from the coding sequence ATGAACGCTGACATTCAATCATATAACGACAAGCAAACAGCCGTCGACAAAGAAATTTGCGACCTTCTTGCAACAACGGTTGACGGCGAACTGACTAAAGCAGAAAGCAAAATTTGGCACGCCCACCCTGTTTGGTTTTTAGACGGTAATCCAATTGTTGGCTACAGTAAACAGAAGGGGGGCTGGCGTTTAATGTTTTGGAGCGGAGCAGGTTTTGAAGAAGAGAACTTGAATGTGGTCGGTAAAAAATTTAAAGACGCTTCCATATTCTACACCACGGTTGAACAAATCAATACAAAAGAGCTTAAACGGTGGCTGAAAAAATCAAAAGAAATTCAGTGGGACTATAAGAGCATAGTGAAAAGGAAGGGCAAATTAAAAAGAGTGAAATAA
- a CDS encoding DUF2200 domain-containing protein, translated as MNNTNKHDERIATMTFASVYPLYLAKIRKKGRTKEELHRVIEWLTGFNEKKLQKLIDEKVTFETFFQNATVNPNAHLITGVICGYRVEEIQNSLTQQVRYLDKLVDELAKGRTMEKIFRVA; from the coding sequence ATGAACAACACAAACAAACATGATGAGCGTATAGCAACAATGACCTTCGCCTCTGTCTATCCTCTGTATCTGGCAAAAATAAGGAAAAAAGGCAGAACGAAAGAAGAATTGCATCGAGTAATAGAATGGTTGACCGGTTTTAATGAAAAAAAGCTACAAAAACTTATTGATGAAAAAGTAACGTTTGAAACATTCTTTCAAAATGCTACGGTAAACCCTAATGCTCACCTCATTACTGGTGTAATCTGTGGTTATAGGGTGGAAGAAATCCAAAATTCGTTAACACAACAGGTGCGATATTTGGACAAGTTGGTTGATGAATTAGCAAAAGGTCGTACGATGGAGAAGATTTTTCGTGTTGCTTAA
- a CDS encoding DUF2238 domain-containing protein: MFGATLLWSVVHPKDLFTWFLEVIPALIGVVLVIVTYNRFRLTTLVYTLLCFHSIILMIGGHYTYAEMPLFNWLRDEFGLARNYYDRVGHFAQGFVPAIVAREIIIKTTPLRSGKMFFFIVVSICLAISAMYEFFEWWVALAVGENADAFLATQGDVWDTQWDMFLAMCGAIISLALLQRMHNAQLKEFLLNKS, translated from the coding sequence ATGTTTGGCGCCACACTATTGTGGTCAGTAGTACACCCAAAGGATCTCTTCACTTGGTTTTTAGAGGTTATTCCGGCTCTGATAGGAGTTGTTCTTGTGATAGTGACATACAACCGATTTCGATTAACCACACTAGTCTATACTCTTCTTTGTTTTCATTCCATCATACTAATGATCGGCGGACATTATACGTACGCTGAAATGCCGCTGTTCAACTGGCTGCGCGATGAATTCGGTCTAGCCCGGAATTATTATGACAGGGTCGGCCATTTTGCACAGGGATTTGTCCCGGCAATTGTCGCTCGTGAAATTATAATTAAAACAACGCCGTTGCGATCTGGAAAAATGTTTTTCTTCATTGTTGTTTCTATTTGTCTCGCCATCAGCGCTATGTATGAATTTTTTGAATGGTGGGTTGCGCTCGCCGTGGGAGAAAATGCTGACGCATTTCTGGCAACACAAGGAGATGTGTGGGACACGCAGTGGGATATGTTTTTGGCAATGTGCGGAGCGATTATCTCTCTTGCTCTTCTTCAAAGGATGCACAACGCACAGCTGAAAGAGTTTCTTCTTAACAAAAGCTAG
- a CDS encoding MlaD family protein, whose protein sequence is MNLSNEAKIGIAVFFSVIILVGGIIFLKGMDFRSKEYRITLFYSNVNGLTEGSPITIAGLNIGKVQDMRLAGNVIAVGIAVDNKVNISKDSKAFIKSASIMGGKQIALVPGMSPEILKDGDTLTGAYEADLTELTSTLSPISSNVLGILERVNTTFDDPTRRNIQSILLELNRAAIELQQVIRQQGGHLDYAVGNFSTFSEDMGRFAKRLDTIAITQKGNIDEGVKSIRVTAKTMEEASGKFRDASTSIDNVFKSLDRGEGTMGKLLHDQRLYTHLDSLILNINELVKDFKTNPKRYVNVSVF, encoded by the coding sequence ATGAACTTATCGAACGAAGCAAAAATCGGGATAGCAGTATTTTTTTCTGTTATCATTTTGGTCGGAGGAATCATCTTCCTGAAAGGAATGGACTTCCGGTCAAAAGAATATCGCATTACACTTTTTTACAGCAACGTTAACGGATTGACAGAAGGAAGTCCGATTACTATTGCCGGTTTGAATATCGGAAAAGTGCAGGATATGCGTCTTGCTGGAAATGTTATCGCCGTGGGCATTGCCGTGGATAACAAAGTAAACATTTCAAAAGATTCGAAAGCGTTTATCAAATCAGCCAGTATTATGGGGGGGAAGCAGATTGCTTTAGTGCCCGGCATGTCTCCTGAGATTTTAAAGGATGGAGATACATTGACCGGAGCATACGAGGCCGATCTGACAGAATTGACATCAACACTATCACCGATTTCAAGCAATGTATTGGGAATTTTAGAACGGGTCAATACAACGTTTGACGATCCAACAAGGCGGAACATTCAAAGTATTTTACTAGAATTAAATCGAGCCGCAATCGAACTTCAACAAGTGATTCGCCAACAGGGAGGTCATTTGGATTATGCCGTCGGTAATTTCTCGACATTTTCTGAAGATATGGGCCGCTTTGCAAAACGACTTGACACCATTGCAATAACACAAAAAGGGAATATTGATGAGGGAGTAAAAAGCATCCGGGTTACAGCAAAGACAATGGAAGAAGCATCAGGAAAATTCAGGGATGCGAGTACATCTATTGATAATGTCTTCAAATCATTGGACAGGGGAGAGGGAACAATGGGAAAATTGTTGCACGACCAACGTCTCTACACACATCTCGATTCATTGATTTTAAATATCAATGAATTGGTAAAGGATTTCAAGACAAATCCCAAACGATATGTGAATGTCAGTGTATTTTAA
- a CDS encoding ATP-binding cassette domain-containing protein, with product MIHLTNIWKRFGDKQVHCGLNLEVRDHETLVIIGRSGGGKSVLLKMIIGLIKPDSGSINVDGKEISSLSYKQLQKLRFKFGFLFQGAALFDSMTVGQNIELALRRHSDYQAADISERVTFALDLVKLKNVEHLMPSNISGGMKKRVGLARAIALTPKYMLYDEPTTGLDVETADGINLLINEMKTTLGVTSIVVTHDIHSAFVVGDRFAIFENGQFIMTGTKDDIRNSPNPEVRKYIESDIQT from the coding sequence ATGATTCACCTGACAAATATCTGGAAACGATTCGGCGACAAGCAGGTCCATTGTGGACTCAACCTAGAGGTGCGCGATCACGAAACACTGGTCATTATCGGTCGAAGCGGCGGTGGAAAAAGTGTTTTGTTGAAGATGATCATCGGTCTGATCAAACCGGATAGCGGATCAATCAACGTGGATGGCAAAGAAATTTCATCCCTCAGCTATAAACAACTGCAGAAGCTCCGGTTCAAATTCGGATTTTTGTTTCAAGGCGCGGCACTGTTCGATTCGATGACCGTTGGACAAAACATTGAGCTTGCATTGCGTCGGCATAGTGATTATCAAGCGGCAGATATTTCTGAACGTGTTACGTTTGCTCTTGATTTGGTAAAGTTGAAAAATGTTGAACATCTTATGCCATCCAATATTTCCGGCGGCATGAAAAAACGGGTCGGCTTGGCTCGCGCAATAGCATTAACGCCGAAATATATGTTGTATGATGAACCAACAACAGGACTTGATGTAGAAACGGCAGATGGAATCAATCTGCTCATCAACGAAATGAAAACAACGCTCGGTGTAACGTCGATTGTTGTAACGCACGATATTCATAGTGCGTTTGTTGTCGGAGACAGATTTGCAATTTTTGAAAATGGCCAATTTATCATGACGGGGACAAAAGACGATATTCGAAACAGTCCAAATCCGGAAGTGCGAAAATATATCGAAAGTGACATTCAAACATAA
- a CDS encoding ABC transporter permease: MTDTAHKPTIVSRIAELFFQPGKIVLTFFEHLGRYMGTIGWMLYNFRNAKEYSGNILQQMVMIGNNSIPIVLFVSMFVGMVTAVQSSYQLYDWIPRSVVGALVTKSVLLELTPLLTALVLAGKVGATITAELGTMRVTEQIDALEALAFDPISFLITPRVLAGIFMFPVLVIFGDLVAILGGMFGASTIAGIPVEAFVDGMKSSFESWDAIFGIIKATVFGFIITSVSCYQGFQVQGGSEGVGKATMNTVVLTCLSVVVMDFILASVLL; this comes from the coding sequence ATGACTGACACCGCACACAAACCCACAATAGTATCTCGAATTGCTGAGCTTTTCTTTCAGCCGGGTAAAATAGTCCTCACATTTTTTGAACACCTCGGCCGATATATGGGAACAATCGGTTGGATGCTCTATAATTTCCGCAACGCAAAGGAATATTCCGGCAACATTCTTCAGCAAATGGTAATGATTGGTAACAATTCAATTCCCATTGTCTTGTTTGTCTCAATGTTTGTCGGCATGGTAACGGCCGTCCAGTCATCCTATCAATTGTATGACTGGATTCCCCGCTCTGTTGTCGGCGCATTGGTGACAAAATCGGTTTTGTTGGAATTAACACCACTTCTTACCGCCCTTGTTCTTGCCGGAAAAGTGGGGGCAACAATCACTGCCGAACTGGGAACGATGCGTGTAACGGAACAGATCGACGCGCTAGAGGCATTGGCATTCGATCCGATCTCCTTTTTGATTACACCACGCGTTCTCGCCGGTATTTTTATGTTCCCTGTTCTCGTCATCTTTGGCGACCTTGTAGCAATTTTGGGTGGAATGTTTGGTGCTTCAACAATTGCCGGGATCCCGGTAGAAGCGTTTGTTGACGGGATGAAAAGCTCTTTTGAATCATGGGATGCAATTTTTGGGATTATCAAAGCAACGGTTTTCGGATTTATTATTACGTCGGTATCTTGTTATCAGGGATTTCAGGTCCAAGGCGGTTCCGAAGGTGTCGGAAAAGCAACGATGAATACAGTCGTGTTGACGTGCCTTAGCGTAGTTGTGATGGATTTTATTTTGGCATCGGTATTATTATGA
- a CDS encoding Arc family DNA-binding protein gives MSEKKKFLLRLDEDIYASLEKWAADDLRSVNAQIEFLLKDAVRKAGRLKEQNSSTEERRT, from the coding sequence ATGAGTGAAAAGAAAAAATTTTTATTGCGCTTGGATGAAGATATTTATGCATCTCTGGAAAAATGGGCGGCCGACGATTTGCGGAGCGTCAACGCCCAGATAGAATTTCTCTTGAAAGACGCTGTGCGAAAAGCGGGTCGATTAAAAGAACAGAATTCTTCAACGGAGGAAAGGCGTACGTAA
- a CDS encoding SPFH domain-containing protein, with protein MQTVVEKSGKKLNGYLMLFLVIGLTIFNLYWLVMMIRLELPSMLIVFIPLLIINLISLGGFFIVQPNEARVLVLFGEYVGSVRESGLFFTNPFATKKHVSLRIHNFNSERIKVNDLDGNPIEIGAVVVYRVIDSARALFDVENYEQFVAIQSETAIRALASEYPYDSHEETKASLRGNPLEIAEALTKQVQTRLQVAGVDIIEARISHLAYAQEIAQTMLRRQQAQAIIAARKKIVEGAVGMVQDALRILSEQNIVKLDEDKKATMVNNLMVALVSDHEAVPVINTGTLYQ; from the coding sequence ATGCAAACAGTCGTTGAAAAAAGCGGTAAAAAATTAAACGGTTATTTGATGTTATTTCTCGTTATCGGTTTGACCATTTTTAATCTTTACTGGTTAGTGATGATGATCCGATTAGAACTCCCGTCAATGTTAATCGTCTTTATCCCATTATTAATTATCAATCTTATCTCTTTGGGTGGATTCTTCATTGTTCAACCAAATGAAGCTCGTGTATTAGTGTTGTTCGGAGAATATGTCGGTTCGGTCCGCGAATCAGGGCTCTTTTTTACCAATCCGTTTGCGACCAAAAAACATGTATCTCTCCGTATTCATAATTTTAATAGCGAACGAATTAAAGTAAACGATCTTGACGGTAATCCAATTGAGATCGGTGCGGTGGTAGTATATCGTGTGATCGACTCAGCTCGCGCGCTGTTCGACGTGGAAAACTACGAACAGTTCGTAGCAATCCAAAGTGAAACAGCAATCCGCGCACTCGCATCCGAATATCCTTACGATTCTCATGAAGAAACCAAAGCATCGCTCCGTGGTAATCCACTGGAAATTGCAGAGGCATTAACAAAACAGGTGCAGACCCGTCTGCAGGTTGCCGGAGTTGATATCATCGAAGCACGCATCAGTCATCTTGCCTATGCCCAGGAGATTGCTCAGACGATGCTGCGACGGCAGCAGGCACAAGCAATCATTGCTGCTCGAAAGAAAATTGTCGAAGGTGCAGTCGGCATGGTTCAGGACGCACTGCGTATTTTATCGGAGCAAAATATTGTGAAGCTGGACGAAGATAAAAAAGCAACCATGGTGAACAATCTAATGGTGGCGCTTGTATCCGATCACGAAGCAGTGCCGGTAATCAACACTGGTACATTGTATCAATAA